A genome region from Novipirellula galeiformis includes the following:
- a CDS encoding serine/threonine-protein kinase, with amino-acid sequence MDMNDLTAIELARLDAICLDYECALRAGNASSIDSVVEKQGGKYADLLRSELIAVRDEIAHAASAAQETTFSTFATPSVPADTKSSLAMGDQIGPYVLTNVLGQGGMGIVYQAMDMRLNRKVAIKMLAVERVSRDPQQLASLRERFEREARAVAALSHPNIVELFDVGISDSNPFAVMELLDGETLDLYLAKTNCDAETVRKIGAQVADALAVAHRSGVVHRDLKPQNIMVMRRKDDSLHSPVDSSDAAPHQTVMVKLFDFGLSRSAGVMFDNAVGGDKPHSDAQTREGVVMGTPGYMAPEQARGEVAGPAADIFALGCILFEAFYGKRAFDGATPTARYASTLEAVPDTDPVVRRSDLALADLISECLHKEIVKRPASAEEIALRLRQRGPMLNPIQQQSAAGYGAGVFVRRRFMELLAGGSLGGLAVGLAFPDPTESLRGINSLAVLSFTDTKGESTTLAVNAAGLPLGDQVVDRGDELAALLVNELSRLKDVNVTPFRPLVATKPEQFRHIGAELEVDALVTGSFKTIQIGQKSFDEIRLQIVSSRTGNQLWGQNFLSPSGESLLEQSRFASELATAVGRSLTSSDEELAPPHMGAFSCLVDGVSRADPDSPAGMRKALSCFQSARRQDKGYTAPIAGIALTSITLAGQSPSSESLELIQAARNSVSDALALDKKSIDARLANAMLLWQTLYRYDEAAAELDKLLIDAPNHWQVRHQYGLLELTRGNAENALRLLREATQLNPMSVIAKVDHARSYWFLGNIERAIVDAKRAQAREPENPHPRGLLIDIYEYRGQFDLAAAEHIDIEFGTRVTPETYFEKRRASVLEQHPYGPFGTLLNQAILDSRITGHVGDATLGELADATPPMLPLLLSGHPSFASARLLPRAAEILPERSVAIDSPWLGTRTIAARG; translated from the coding sequence ATGGACATGAATGACTTGACCGCGATTGAGTTGGCACGGCTCGACGCGATTTGCCTTGATTACGAATGTGCGCTGCGCGCCGGGAACGCGTCTTCGATTGACAGTGTCGTTGAGAAGCAGGGCGGAAAATACGCTGATCTATTGCGCAGCGAATTGATCGCGGTTCGCGACGAGATCGCCCATGCGGCTTCCGCGGCACAGGAGACGACGTTCAGCACGTTCGCCACGCCGAGCGTGCCTGCCGATACCAAGTCCTCCCTTGCGATGGGCGACCAAATCGGTCCCTATGTCCTTACCAATGTATTGGGACAAGGAGGCATGGGCATTGTTTATCAAGCGATGGATATGCGGCTTAATCGTAAAGTCGCGATTAAAATGCTAGCGGTGGAAAGGGTCTCACGCGACCCTCAACAGCTAGCCTCGTTACGGGAACGCTTTGAACGGGAAGCGCGTGCGGTTGCGGCCCTAAGCCATCCCAATATCGTCGAGCTTTTTGATGTCGGCATCTCGGATTCCAATCCATTTGCCGTGATGGAATTGCTCGACGGTGAAACACTCGATCTATACTTAGCGAAGACCAACTGCGACGCCGAAACGGTACGCAAGATCGGGGCTCAAGTCGCCGACGCGCTGGCGGTGGCTCATCGAAGTGGCGTGGTGCATCGAGATTTAAAACCTCAAAACATCATGGTGATGCGCCGCAAAGATGATTCCCTCCACTCCCCAGTGGACTCCTCGGACGCGGCACCGCACCAAACGGTGATGGTCAAACTATTTGACTTTGGACTCTCGCGATCCGCGGGCGTGATGTTCGATAACGCGGTGGGGGGCGACAAGCCTCATTCGGATGCGCAAACCCGCGAGGGAGTCGTGATGGGGACTCCCGGCTACATGGCTCCCGAGCAAGCGCGCGGCGAGGTTGCCGGCCCTGCGGCGGACATCTTTGCCTTGGGCTGTATCTTGTTCGAAGCGTTTTACGGTAAGCGTGCTTTCGATGGAGCGACGCCGACCGCCCGTTATGCATCCACCCTTGAGGCTGTACCCGATACAGACCCCGTCGTGCGACGATCCGATCTCGCGCTTGCGGACTTGATCAGTGAGTGTCTTCACAAAGAGATCGTCAAACGGCCTGCCTCGGCCGAGGAGATCGCATTGCGATTGCGGCAGCGCGGTCCGATGCTCAATCCGATTCAACAACAGAGTGCCGCAGGCTATGGAGCTGGCGTTTTTGTACGCCGTCGTTTTATGGAATTGTTGGCCGGCGGTTCACTCGGGGGACTGGCGGTCGGACTCGCCTTTCCTGACCCAACGGAATCGCTGCGTGGAATCAATTCGTTGGCCGTGTTGTCGTTTACCGATACCAAAGGTGAATCCACCACCTTGGCGGTGAACGCAGCGGGACTTCCACTGGGGGACCAAGTGGTCGATCGGGGCGACGAATTAGCGGCGTTGTTGGTCAATGAACTCAGTCGATTGAAGGACGTCAATGTGACGCCGTTTCGGCCGCTTGTAGCGACCAAACCCGAGCAATTCCGACACATTGGTGCGGAGCTCGAGGTCGATGCGCTTGTCACAGGCAGCTTCAAAACGATTCAAATTGGGCAGAAATCGTTCGACGAAATTCGCCTTCAAATCGTCTCGTCGCGAACCGGCAATCAATTGTGGGGGCAAAATTTCCTCTCCCCTTCGGGCGAGAGTTTGCTTGAGCAATCTCGTTTTGCTTCGGAATTGGCGACCGCCGTGGGCCGATCGCTGACTTCATCGGACGAGGAACTCGCACCGCCGCACATGGGAGCCTTTAGCTGCCTTGTCGACGGCGTTTCGCGAGCCGATCCCGACAGCCCCGCAGGAATGCGGAAAGCACTCAGTTGTTTTCAATCCGCGCGCAGGCAAGACAAAGGTTACACGGCACCCATTGCCGGCATTGCGTTGACGTCGATTACCCTAGCGGGGCAAAGTCCATCGAGCGAATCGCTCGAATTGATCCAAGCGGCTCGCAACTCGGTTTCGGATGCGTTGGCCTTGGATAAGAAATCAATCGATGCACGATTGGCCAACGCGATGCTGTTGTGGCAGACGTTGTATCGCTATGACGAAGCCGCAGCGGAACTCGATAAGCTGCTCATTGACGCCCCCAACCATTGGCAAGTGCGTCATCAATACGGGTTGCTCGAACTGACTCGCGGCAACGCGGAGAACGCTTTGCGATTGCTTCGCGAGGCGACCCAGTTGAACCCCATGTCGGTGATCGCCAAAGTGGATCACGCTCGATCGTATTGGTTCTTGGGTAACATCGAGCGAGCGATTGTCGATGCAAAACGTGCGCAGGCTCGAGAGCCCGAAAACCCCCATCCACGCGGGTTGCTGATCGACATCTATGAATACCGCGGTCAATTCGATTTGGCGGCGGCGGAGCATATCGACATTGAATTTGGGACTCGGGTTACCCCTGAGACTTATTTCGAGAAGCGTCGGGCGTCGGTCTTAGAGCAACATCCGTATGGGCCCTTTGGAACCCTGCTAAATCAAGCGATTCTGGATTCTCGAATCACGGGACATGTGGGCGACGCGACGCTTGGCGAGTTAGCCGACGCGACCCCTCCGATGCTACCGCTGCTGTTGTCGGGCCATCCGAGTTTTGCCTCGGCGCGACTCTTGCCCCGAGCCGCGGAGATACTGCCTGAGCGCAGTGTCGCCATCGATTCGCCATGGCTCGGGACGCGCACGATCGCAGCGCGTGGCTAA
- a CDS encoding ECF-type sigma factor, translating into MDESGKQFLELLEKVRIGNEAATEKLWNDYYQSLVRLAAKRMPANLRRAADEEDIAIAAFQSFIAGVRRDQFPDLRGPENLWGLLITLTSRKVNAHLRHHTRQKRGGGNIRGESVFVDPNDQGREVGIGNVASDVTSPDVRAELAEACETLLDQLGDDQLRQIAVMRMDGFLVDEIAERLELSKRAVERRLQLIRRMWSEAKEVESP; encoded by the coding sequence ATGGATGAATCAGGAAAACAGTTTCTCGAATTGTTGGAAAAGGTCCGTATCGGGAACGAGGCGGCTACGGAGAAGTTATGGAATGACTATTATCAAAGTCTCGTTCGCTTAGCGGCGAAGCGAATGCCGGCGAATTTGCGACGAGCGGCGGATGAAGAAGACATTGCGATCGCTGCGTTTCAAAGTTTTATCGCGGGAGTACGGCGAGACCAATTTCCTGATCTTCGCGGGCCGGAGAATCTTTGGGGCCTGTTGATCACGTTGACCTCACGCAAAGTGAATGCGCATCTACGGCACCACACCCGGCAAAAACGAGGAGGGGGCAACATTCGTGGTGAATCGGTCTTCGTTGACCCCAACGATCAAGGTCGCGAGGTGGGGATTGGGAATGTGGCGAGTGATGTCACCTCTCCCGATGTCCGAGCGGAGCTTGCCGAGGCCTGCGAGACGTTGCTGGATCAGTTGGGCGACGATCAACTTCGCCAAATCGCCGTCATGCGGATGGATGGGTTCCTGGTCGACGAGATCGCCGAACGTTTGGAATTAAGCAAGCGAGCGGTGGAGCGACGATTGCAGTTGATTCGCCGGATGTGGTCCGAAGCCAAGGAAGTCGAGAGTCCCTAG
- a CDS encoding alanine racemase — translation MQSSPIEHLPTPLLCVDVSTVRNNLQGMADYTSGHRIALRPHIKTHKSRLFSQLQLEMGAVGLTSAKPSEALAAAIDAEDILIAYPSFTPPRLRLLETLAENHTVRVGIDSVEAAQRIAARELANSTSTLGLLIDLDVGHHRTGIASVKEAVALAQLIESLPNVRFDGVLFFPGQVLPTSQSVAAGMEDVRETLVAVIDALDTAGLRPKIVSGGSTPSAKYTHLIPEITEIRPGTYIFNDLNSVRWQCAEFEDCAAFVHATVISTAVKGKAVIDAGSKMFSSDLCGADPTSGLGYLIDHPGAKLARLSEEHGEIELQQSDWSPKVGDRVRILPNHICPCVNLQNELVLVDGDQPVSHSTVDARGMLH, via the coding sequence GTGCAAAGCTCACCCATAGAACACCTGCCGACACCGTTGTTGTGTGTCGATGTCTCAACCGTCCGTAATAATTTGCAGGGGATGGCGGATTACACCTCTGGGCACCGGATTGCGTTGCGACCGCACATCAAGACGCACAAGTCGCGTTTGTTTTCACAGTTGCAGCTTGAGATGGGGGCGGTTGGTTTGACGTCGGCGAAACCCTCTGAAGCCCTCGCCGCTGCGATCGATGCCGAAGATATTCTGATTGCCTATCCGTCGTTCACCCCTCCTCGTCTGCGACTCCTTGAGACGCTTGCCGAGAATCACACCGTGCGGGTGGGCATTGACAGTGTGGAAGCGGCACAGCGCATCGCGGCTCGCGAGCTCGCGAATTCAACGTCCACCCTCGGATTGTTGATTGATTTGGACGTCGGTCACCATCGCACCGGCATCGCCTCGGTGAAGGAGGCGGTTGCCTTGGCACAATTGATCGAGTCACTGCCGAACGTGCGGTTTGACGGAGTCCTGTTCTTTCCCGGCCAGGTGTTGCCGACTTCCCAAAGTGTTGCTGCGGGAATGGAAGACGTTCGCGAGACGTTGGTCGCCGTGATTGATGCCCTTGATACAGCGGGACTCCGCCCCAAAATCGTTTCGGGTGGTTCCACTCCGTCGGCTAAATACACTCACTTGATCCCAGAGATCACAGAGATTCGCCCGGGCACGTATATCTTCAATGATTTGAACAGCGTGCGATGGCAATGTGCCGAGTTCGAAGATTGTGCAGCCTTTGTTCACGCCACGGTGATTAGCACGGCGGTCAAAGGCAAAGCGGTCATCGATGCCGGCAGCAAGATGTTCTCAAGCGATCTGTGCGGCGCCGATCCGACATCGGGTTTGGGCTACCTGATCGATCACCCTGGCGCAAAATTGGCGCGTCTGAGCGAAGAGCACGGGGAAATTGAATTGCAGCAAAGCGACTGGAGCCCCAAGGTCGGCGACCGCGTTCGCATTTTGCCCAATCATATTTGCCCCTGCGTCAACCTGCAAAACGAACTCGTGCTGGTCGACGGCGACCAACCCGTGTCTCACTCCACGGTGGATGCACGCGGGATGCTTCACTGA
- a CDS encoding DUF1573 domain-containing protein, with product MFNHLQRNFTRTLVLGGLSVCVFAVGLLDAHSAQSQDWSDQVFKVKKHDFGTVAVAAKTEFRFPVTNPYPQPMHIQSVRASCGCTTPIIETEYIQPGETGSILARFNTGTFRGKKGATLTVVVDKPFYAEARLVVDGYIRSDMVFHPGEIDFGRATQGETKSKTSKVLYAGRDDWQVTDVVSNSPWLLPSFKQISRGSGRADYEITVVIQEDAPQGFFQDEVTVITNDRSMPRVPLRVCGQVESLLSISPQSIALGSVKPGQSITKRLVIRSQEAVIIESIECEGWDVEFARPTAANTTFLLETTFTPTTAAGNERKPVVITTSGANSVQAKALLTADVRSE from the coding sequence ATGTTCAATCATCTGCAACGAAACTTCACTCGGACCCTCGTGTTAGGGGGATTGAGTGTCTGTGTGTTCGCTGTTGGCCTACTGGATGCCCACTCGGCACAATCGCAGGATTGGTCGGACCAAGTCTTCAAGGTGAAGAAACACGATTTTGGCACCGTGGCGGTGGCGGCGAAGACCGAGTTTCGATTTCCGGTGACCAATCCGTACCCGCAACCGATGCACATTCAATCGGTGCGTGCGAGCTGCGGATGCACGACTCCGATTATTGAAACCGAATACATTCAGCCTGGCGAAACGGGGTCAATTTTGGCTCGCTTCAATACGGGGACCTTTCGTGGCAAGAAGGGAGCGACGTTGACCGTCGTGGTGGACAAGCCGTTTTATGCGGAAGCGCGCTTGGTTGTGGATGGTTACATCCGTAGTGACATGGTGTTCCATCCCGGCGAGATCGACTTTGGCCGGGCGACTCAAGGGGAGACGAAATCCAAGACATCCAAGGTTTTGTATGCGGGACGCGACGATTGGCAAGTGACCGATGTGGTCAGCAACAGTCCCTGGTTATTGCCTTCGTTCAAGCAAATCAGTCGTGGTAGTGGACGAGCGGACTATGAAATTACCGTTGTGATTCAGGAAGATGCTCCTCAAGGCTTCTTTCAAGACGAGGTCACGGTCATTACGAATGACCGTTCGATGCCGCGAGTTCCGCTGCGAGTTTGCGGCCAAGTTGAAAGCTTGCTCAGCATTTCGCCCCAGTCGATCGCGTTGGGCAGCGTCAAGCCGGGGCAATCGATCACGAAGCGATTGGTGATCCGAAGCCAAGAAGCGGTGATCATCGAGTCGATCGAGTGCGAGGGTTGGGACGTCGAATTCGCACGCCCGACGGCCGCGAATACCACGTTTCTGTTAGAGACGACCTTTACCCCGACCACGGCGGCCGGGAATGAGCGAAAACCGGTCGTTATCACCACTTCGGGTGCCAATTCGGTTCAGGCGAAAGCATTGCTGACAGCGGATGTGCGTTCCGAATGA
- a CDS encoding glycosyltransferase, with protein MFVITSMPVGGAETLLVNLMRRMNPANVIPEVVCLKEAGPLGDQIASEFKVHTNLLAGKYDPRVLPRLAHLMHRRGVDVIVTVGAGDKMFWGRLAAKLAGVPVITSALHSTGWPDGVGRLNRQLTGITDGFIAVADSHGEFMTSFEGFPAEKVHVIRNGVDCERFVPSSTAGQSLRQELDIPAEAPIVGLVAALRSEKNHTMLLETAALIRDQNPHSRLAQTHWVLIGDGPERAGIEKRRDELKLGNHVHLLGTRHDTPKLVAGLDVFALTSLNEASPVSILEALACGVPVVATDVGSISESVLEGRTGHLVASEDVPAMAHAVSSLLGDPTSARQMGQIGRQHVLATGSLDSMVRGYESLVTALYDAKVDRVNAKSAAVAKVSSETP; from the coding sequence ATGTTTGTGATCACGAGCATGCCTGTAGGAGGAGCCGAAACGTTGCTGGTCAATTTGATGCGACGGATGAATCCCGCCAACGTGATCCCCGAAGTCGTTTGTCTCAAAGAGGCAGGCCCGCTAGGGGATCAGATCGCGAGCGAATTCAAGGTTCATACGAATTTGTTGGCGGGGAAATACGACCCGCGTGTCTTGCCGCGGCTGGCTCATTTGATGCACCGTCGCGGGGTCGATGTCATCGTCACGGTCGGCGCCGGAGACAAGATGTTCTGGGGCCGCCTTGCCGCCAAGTTGGCTGGCGTCCCGGTGATCACCTCGGCATTGCACTCAACCGGATGGCCCGATGGCGTGGGGCGGCTGAATCGTCAATTGACGGGCATCACCGACGGCTTCATTGCGGTGGCGGATTCCCATGGCGAATTCATGACTTCCTTCGAAGGATTTCCTGCGGAAAAAGTCCACGTGATCCGCAACGGCGTCGATTGCGAGCGTTTTGTTCCATCGTCCACCGCAGGCCAATCGCTGCGGCAAGAGTTGGACATTCCCGCCGAGGCACCGATTGTCGGTTTGGTGGCGGCGCTGCGGAGCGAGAAAAATCATACGATGTTGCTGGAAACAGCCGCCTTGATCCGCGATCAAAATCCACACTCACGACTCGCTCAAACCCATTGGGTGTTGATCGGGGACGGTCCCGAACGAGCGGGAATCGAGAAACGACGCGATGAGCTCAAGCTTGGCAATCACGTGCACCTGCTGGGCACGCGACATGACACGCCGAAATTGGTCGCGGGCTTGGATGTGTTCGCATTGACCTCCCTCAACGAAGCCTCGCCCGTTTCCATTCTCGAAGCGTTGGCATGCGGCGTCCCGGTGGTCGCTACCGACGTCGGATCGATTTCCGAGTCGGTGCTCGAAGGCCGAACGGGCCATTTGGTGGCCTCTGAAGATGTTCCTGCGATGGCCCACGCCGTCTCAAGTCTGCTCGGTGATCCCACCTCGGCACGACAAATGGGACAGATCGGACGCCAGCATGTCTTGGCTACCGGATCTCTCGACTCGATGGTTCGTGGCTACGAATCCCTTGTCACCGCTTTGTATGATGCCAAAGTCGATCGCGTGAACGCCAAGTCGGCTGCGGTTGCCAAAGTCTCCTCCGAGACACCCTAA
- a CDS encoding polysaccharide deacetylase family protein encodes MNLLKSAALLARAELAAPVRSLRNRQLSREGKSPMGVSFYHRVADTHPNDWTLSRAEFSRHVDYCQASFELIGLDELQRRVDKCDCTRATVTFTFDDGYAENCDFALPLLAERQIPCVYFVAIDHVKYGRPFPHDVQAGVPLAPNTLQQLRDIADSGIEIGLHTRNHVDFSQGSDPTVVHHEITTAKDELEQMIGRPVRYFAVPYGLPQHLTQTVIDAVHGCGMLGFCSAFGSYNIVGRDSFHIRRFHGDPNFSRMRNWLSFDPHKLRREPEVKYTLTRGHASQRPSGNAGTAINRIAVGL; translated from the coding sequence ATGAATCTATTGAAATCGGCAGCATTGCTGGCGCGAGCCGAGCTAGCGGCTCCCGTTCGGTCGCTACGCAATCGCCAGCTCTCGCGGGAAGGCAAGTCGCCGATGGGCGTCTCGTTCTATCACCGCGTTGCCGATACCCATCCAAACGATTGGACACTTTCGCGAGCGGAGTTCTCGCGTCACGTCGATTATTGCCAAGCGTCGTTTGAATTGATCGGACTCGATGAATTGCAACGCCGAGTGGACAAGTGTGATTGCACGCGTGCCACGGTCACGTTTACGTTCGACGATGGCTATGCCGAGAACTGTGACTTCGCGCTGCCTTTGTTGGCGGAACGTCAAATTCCGTGTGTCTATTTCGTCGCCATCGACCACGTCAAATACGGACGGCCCTTTCCGCATGATGTCCAAGCGGGGGTCCCGCTCGCCCCAAACACCTTGCAGCAACTGCGTGACATCGCGGATTCGGGAATCGAGATTGGTCTGCACACCCGCAATCATGTCGATTTTTCACAGGGATCCGATCCCACCGTGGTGCACCACGAGATTACCACGGCCAAAGACGAACTTGAGCAAATGATCGGGCGTCCGGTCCGCTATTTCGCAGTCCCCTATGGCTTACCCCAACATTTGACGCAAACGGTCATCGATGCGGTTCACGGTTGTGGCATGCTGGGATTCTGCAGTGCCTTTGGTTCGTACAACATCGTCGGCCGCGACTCGTTTCACATTCGACGCTTTCATGGTGATCCCAATTTCTCTCGCATGCGAAATTGGCTCAGCTTTGATCCACACAAATTGCGACGTGAGCCCGAAGTGAAATACACGTTAACGCGTGGCCACGCGTCGCAGCGACCTTCGGGGAACGCCGGCACTGCGATCAACAGGATTGCGGTCGGTCTGTGA
- a CDS encoding Gfo/Idh/MocA family protein, whose amino-acid sequence MNHPTNSTSKACSQEPLPTRRKFIKKSGAISAGVASTFAATRVLRGDEPAESKPEPIRLAIVGAGGRGSGAVNDSLTINEGVKLVAIADLEERKCQNLRKSLSNRFPDKLDVKDGDLYHGLDAYKRVLDNKDVDVVMFATPPGFRAPYVLDAVDAGKHVFAEKPTCVDPAGYHQCLEADKKARANKTAIVTGTQYRRQTNYVEAIKRIHDGEIGDIVSATSRYCSNGIWYRQRKEGMSDAEYQLYNWMHFIWLSGDQICEQAVHNIDTINWVMGGPPVSAYGGGGRFTRPDDSEMWDNMAVDYVYPGDKVVSFICRQIPSTKSDNSNVIYGTKGTCTILGANSGASIKTRDGEVTWEMGGNIGDAYKQEHKALVDSIREGKPIVEFAETAASSLTAVLGRLAAYTGQAVTWDFVTNESKMDIVPKDLDIKGPGALRGVAIPGKEELV is encoded by the coding sequence ATGAATCACCCGACGAACTCCACATCAAAAGCTTGCTCGCAAGAGCCACTACCCACACGACGCAAATTCATCAAGAAAAGCGGTGCGATTTCTGCCGGGGTTGCTTCCACTTTCGCGGCCACTCGCGTGTTGCGTGGCGACGAGCCAGCGGAATCCAAACCGGAACCGATCCGTTTGGCGATCGTCGGTGCGGGAGGACGTGGAAGCGGTGCGGTGAACGATTCTTTGACAATCAACGAAGGCGTCAAATTGGTCGCCATCGCCGATTTGGAAGAACGCAAATGCCAAAACCTTCGCAAATCGCTGTCGAACCGTTTCCCCGACAAGCTCGATGTGAAAGACGGCGACTTGTACCATGGCTTGGACGCTTACAAGCGAGTGCTCGACAACAAAGACGTCGATGTGGTGATGTTCGCCACTCCGCCCGGTTTCCGCGCTCCCTACGTACTCGATGCGGTCGACGCAGGGAAGCACGTCTTTGCAGAAAAGCCAACCTGTGTTGACCCGGCTGGATATCATCAGTGTCTCGAAGCGGACAAGAAGGCGCGAGCCAACAAGACCGCGATCGTCACCGGAACTCAGTACCGACGTCAAACCAACTACGTCGAAGCGATCAAACGAATTCATGATGGCGAAATCGGCGACATCGTCAGCGCGACCTCTCGCTACTGCTCCAACGGCATTTGGTATCGTCAACGCAAAGAGGGTATGAGTGACGCCGAGTACCAACTTTACAATTGGATGCACTTCATTTGGCTCTCCGGTGACCAGATTTGTGAGCAAGCGGTTCACAACATCGACACCATCAACTGGGTGATGGGTGGACCGCCGGTATCGGCCTACGGTGGTGGCGGACGCTTCACGCGTCCGGACGACAGCGAAATGTGGGACAACATGGCCGTCGACTACGTCTACCCCGGCGACAAAGTCGTCTCGTTCATCTGCCGTCAAATCCCTTCGACCAAGTCGGATAACAGCAATGTGATCTACGGCACCAAAGGAACCTGCACCATCTTGGGTGCCAACTCCGGTGCGTCGATCAAAACGCGTGACGGCGAAGTCACTTGGGAAATGGGCGGCAACATTGGCGATGCGTACAAGCAAGAGCACAAGGCGCTCGTCGATTCGATTCGCGAAGGCAAGCCGATCGTTGAATTCGCCGAAACCGCCGCCAGCTCGCTGACCGCGGTACTGGGACGATTGGCGGCCTATACCGGCCAAGCGGTCACTTGGGACTTCGTGACCAACGAATCGAAAATGGATATCGTTCCCAAGGATTTGGATATCAAAGGCCCCGGTGCCCTCCGCGGTGTGGCAATCCCCGGCAAAGAAGAGCTCGTCTAG
- a CDS encoding ion transporter → MTTPSASQAYPRRQLRRQTQRPESPSWRQSMYDIIFEADTPAGRWFDIGLLVAILASVLFVALETLPELHKPSGKDTLAALSTAEWFLTFLFTIEYGLRLLCSRHPLRYAFSFWGIIDLLSVLPSYLTLIAGSGSRSLLTLRSIRLLRVFRVLKLWRMMNEADELAFAVWNARNKIVVFLAVVLVAVTISGALMYHVETLMFDVDKTSGVNEASQFTSIPQAMYWAIVTMTTVGYGDIVPKTSIGKLISALLILLGYSLIIVPSGFVSAELIGLKTDTSRHQEQHACPVCEVSIHLKDAQYCHRCGAPLR, encoded by the coding sequence ATGACAACGCCCTCGGCATCTCAGGCTTATCCACGAAGACAACTTCGACGTCAAACTCAGCGGCCTGAGTCGCCTTCATGGCGGCAATCGATGTACGACATCATCTTCGAGGCTGACACTCCGGCCGGGCGATGGTTCGATATCGGTTTACTTGTGGCGATTCTCGCCAGTGTGTTGTTTGTGGCTTTGGAGACGCTCCCCGAGCTACATAAGCCGAGTGGCAAAGACACCCTCGCTGCGCTCAGCACCGCCGAATGGTTTCTCACCTTCCTGTTCACGATCGAATATGGGCTGCGACTGCTCTGTTCTCGACATCCGCTCCGCTACGCGTTTAGCTTTTGGGGCATCATTGACTTGTTGAGTGTACTGCCAAGTTATTTGACGCTCATCGCGGGCAGTGGATCGCGCTCCCTACTAACGCTCCGCAGCATCCGGCTACTACGTGTTTTTCGAGTGCTAAAACTCTGGCGGATGATGAACGAAGCTGATGAGCTTGCGTTTGCTGTTTGGAATGCACGGAACAAGATCGTGGTCTTTCTAGCCGTCGTGCTCGTCGCGGTCACGATCAGCGGCGCATTGATGTATCACGTCGAAACGTTAATGTTCGATGTAGACAAAACAAGCGGTGTCAACGAAGCCAGCCAGTTCACTTCGATTCCCCAAGCGATGTATTGGGCAATCGTGACGATGACCACCGTTGGCTACGGCGACATCGTTCCCAAAACCTCCATTGGAAAACTCATTTCAGCACTCCTGATCCTGCTCGGATACAGCTTGATCATCGTGCCCAGCGGGTTTGTCAGCGCCGAGTTAATTGGTTTAAAAACCGACACATCCCGCCACCAAGAGCAGCACGCTTGTCCGGTATGTGAAGTCTCGATCCATTTGAAAGATGCGCAATATTGCCACCGCTGCGGAGCCCCTTTGCGATAG
- a CDS encoding MBL fold metallo-hydrolase, giving the protein MEVITLQSGSNGNCVYVEADGVRLLFDAGISGVQAETRLAAHGRDIRDVDALIISHDHSDHTRCMGVYQRKFGLPIHVSAETLRATAKKSGLGRVDDVHHFRAGSTLAFGNVRVETHCTPHDACESVAFVVDDGTNRFGILTDIGHVDCDLEHVVGTLDAMILESNYDPAMLHDGPYPEHLKDRIRGSLGHLSNEECADLINRKAGSRLKWACLGHLSQHNNRPELVLQTHRQMLDRDLDLHVADRFAVGAVRRVGASQAEPALRRSKPR; this is encoded by the coding sequence ATGGAAGTGATCACATTGCAATCGGGAAGCAACGGAAATTGTGTCTACGTCGAAGCCGACGGAGTTCGATTGTTGTTTGACGCTGGGATCAGTGGTGTCCAAGCCGAAACGCGACTCGCCGCTCATGGCCGGGACATTCGTGATGTCGACGCATTGATCATTTCGCATGACCATAGCGATCACACTCGATGTATGGGGGTGTATCAGCGGAAGTTTGGGTTACCCATTCATGTGTCCGCCGAAACGTTGCGGGCAACGGCCAAGAAATCTGGGCTCGGCCGTGTTGATGACGTGCATCACTTTCGCGCCGGCAGCACGTTGGCTTTCGGAAACGTTCGTGTCGAAACCCATTGCACGCCGCATGACGCCTGCGAAAGTGTTGCGTTCGTCGTGGACGATGGCACTAACCGATTCGGAATCTTGACCGATATCGGTCACGTCGATTGCGATCTCGAGCACGTGGTCGGTACGCTTGATGCCATGATCTTAGAAAGCAACTACGATCCGGCGATGCTTCACGATGGCCCCTATCCAGAGCACTTGAAGGACCGCATCCGCGGCTCGCTCGGTCATTTGTCCAACGAGGAATGTGCGGACCTGATAAACCGAAAAGCGGGCTCGCGTTTAAAATGGGCCTGCCTTGGGCATTTGTCCCAACACAACAATCGTCCGGAGCTCGTGCTGCAGACGCATCGCCAAATGCTCGATCGCGATTTGGATCTGCACGTTGCTGATCGTTTCGCGGTGGGGGCGGTAAGGCGAGTGGGGGCGAGTCAGGCGGAGCCAGCGTTGCGCCGGAGCAAGCCACGTTAG